The following proteins are co-located in the Lacticaseibacillus paracasei subsp. paracasei genome:
- a CDS encoding Nramp family divalent metal transporter codes for MSDDHKKRHPIKLIQYANGPSLEEINGTVEVPHGKGFWRTLFAYSGPGALVAVGYMDPGNWSTSITGGQNFQYLLISVILMSSLIAMLLQYMAAKLGIVSQMDLAQAIRARTSKKLGIVLWILTELAIMATDIAEVIGAAIALYLLFHIPLVIAVLVTVLDVLVLLLLTKIGFRKIEAIVVALILVILLVFVYQVALSDPNMGALLKGFIPTGETFASSPSINGMSPIQGALGIIGATVMPHNLYLHSAISQTRKIDHKNPDDVALAVKFSAWDSNIQLSFAFVVNCLLLVMGVAVFKSGAVKDPSFFGLFQALSDSSTLSNGVLIAVAKSGILSILFAVALLASGQNSTITGTLTGQVIMEGFVHMKMPLWARRLVTRIISVIPVIVCVMLTARETPIQQHEALNTLMNNSQVFLAFALPFSMLPLLMFTNSKVEMGDRFKNTGWVKVLGWISVLGLTGLNLKGLPDSIAGFFGDHPTATQTNMANIIAIVLIVAILALLAWTIWDLYKGNQRYEAHLAAVADEKEAKADVDEQ; via the coding sequence GTGAGTGATGATCACAAGAAGCGCCATCCAATTAAGCTCATTCAATACGCGAATGGGCCGTCATTGGAAGAAATTAACGGTACTGTTGAGGTGCCGCACGGGAAAGGGTTTTGGCGCACGCTTTTTGCTTATTCCGGGCCAGGGGCGTTGGTTGCCGTTGGTTACATGGATCCCGGGAATTGGTCAACGTCCATCACAGGTGGGCAAAACTTTCAGTACTTACTGATTTCCGTTATCCTGATGTCAAGTTTGATTGCGATGCTATTGCAATACATGGCAGCTAAACTTGGCATTGTTAGCCAAATGGACCTTGCACAGGCTATCCGCGCACGGACGTCGAAGAAGTTAGGGATTGTGCTGTGGATCCTGACTGAGTTGGCCATTATGGCGACTGATATCGCTGAAGTTATCGGTGCTGCCATTGCGCTTTATCTGTTGTTCCACATTCCACTAGTCATCGCCGTTCTGGTAACGGTGCTTGATGTGCTGGTGCTGCTGCTGTTGACCAAGATCGGGTTCCGAAAGATCGAAGCCATTGTTGTTGCTCTTATTCTTGTCATTTTACTGGTCTTCGTTTATCAGGTTGCTTTGTCCGATCCGAACATGGGTGCTTTGCTGAAGGGATTCATTCCAACCGGTGAAACATTCGCTAGTTCACCTTCGATTAACGGCATGAGTCCTATCCAAGGTGCACTTGGCATTATTGGTGCGACGGTTATGCCGCATAACCTTTATCTGCACAGTGCCATTTCGCAAACGCGGAAAATTGATCACAAGAACCCGGATGATGTGGCACTGGCTGTTAAGTTCTCAGCATGGGATTCTAACATTCAGCTGTCATTCGCCTTTGTTGTTAACTGCTTGCTGTTGGTTATGGGGGTCGCAGTCTTCAAGAGTGGTGCCGTTAAAGATCCATCATTCTTCGGCTTGTTCCAAGCTTTGTCAGATTCTTCAACTTTAAGTAATGGTGTTTTAATTGCCGTTGCTAAATCTGGTATTCTGTCAATTCTGTTCGCGGTTGCGTTATTGGCATCAGGTCAAAACTCCACCATCACCGGTACCTTAACAGGTCAGGTCATCATGGAAGGCTTTGTCCATATGAAAATGCCTCTGTGGGCACGACGGTTGGTTACCCGGATTATTTCCGTCATTCCAGTTATCGTCTGTGTTATGTTGACGGCTAGAGAAACGCCAATTCAGCAACATGAGGCGTTAAATACCTTGATGAACAATTCACAGGTCTTTCTAGCGTTTGCGTTACCATTCTCAATGTTGCCACTGTTGATGTTCACAAACAGTAAAGTCGAAATGGGCGATCGGTTCAAGAACACTGGTTGGGTCAAAGTGCTCGGTTGGATTTCCGTTCTCGGCTTGACTGGACTGAACCTTAAAGGCCTGCCAGATTCAATCGCCGGATTCTTCGGCGATCATCCAACGGCTACACAAACCAACATGGCCAACATCATTGCCATTGTTCTGATCGTAGCCATCCTCGCGCTACTCGCTTGGACGATCTGGGATCTGTATAAGGGCAATCAACGTTATGAAGCACATCTTGCAGCTGTAGCCGATGAAAAAGAGGCGAAGGCAGATGTTGACGAACAATGA
- a CDS encoding NADH-dependent flavin oxidoreductase, protein MSGYHFLKPFTFKHQTITLKNRIVIPPMTTRLSFEDGTVTRDEIRYYQQRAGGVGMFITGTANVNALGKGFEGELSVADDRFIPGLSKLAAAMKTGGTKAILQIFSAGRMSNSKILRGEQPVSASAVASPRAGYETPRALTSAEIEATIHDFGQAVRRAILAGFDGIELHGANTYLIQQFYSPNSNRRTDEWGGDRDKRMRFPLAVVHEAEKVIATIADRPFLLGYRISPEELEQPGITLDDTLALIDALKQTKIDYLHVSQSDVWRTSLRNPEDTAIMNEQIRDHVAGAFPVIVVGGLKTPADAEKAADSFDLVAIGHEMICEPHWVQKVLDHDEKAIRYQIAPADLEELGIAPTFLDFIESISGGAKGVPLTTAQSVTSSNVTQD, encoded by the coding sequence ATGTCGGGTTATCATTTTTTAAAACCGTTCACCTTCAAGCACCAAACCATCACGTTGAAAAATCGCATTGTCATTCCGCCGATGACAACGCGCCTGTCGTTTGAAGACGGCACTGTGACGCGGGACGAAATCAGGTATTACCAGCAACGGGCCGGTGGCGTCGGCATGTTTATTACCGGTACCGCCAATGTCAATGCGCTTGGCAAAGGATTCGAAGGTGAGCTAAGTGTCGCTGATGATCGATTCATCCCCGGTTTGAGCAAACTCGCCGCTGCGATGAAAACAGGCGGCACCAAGGCTATTTTGCAAATCTTCAGCGCTGGCCGCATGAGCAATAGCAAGATTCTGCGCGGTGAGCAGCCAGTCAGTGCCAGTGCGGTTGCTTCGCCACGGGCGGGTTACGAAACACCGCGCGCATTGACATCGGCAGAAATCGAGGCCACTATTCACGATTTTGGTCAAGCTGTGCGCCGCGCCATCCTTGCTGGTTTTGATGGCATCGAACTGCATGGTGCCAACACCTATCTGATACAGCAATTCTATTCGCCAAACTCTAATCGCCGAACCGATGAATGGGGCGGTGACCGCGATAAGCGGATGCGTTTTCCGTTGGCAGTCGTTCATGAAGCAGAAAAAGTGATTGCCACAATTGCTGACCGGCCATTTTTGTTAGGCTACCGCATTTCGCCGGAAGAGTTGGAACAGCCTGGCATTACCTTGGATGATACCTTGGCCTTAATCGACGCTTTGAAACAAACCAAGATTGATTACCTGCACGTCTCCCAAAGTGACGTTTGGCGAACCTCATTGCGCAACCCTGAGGACACAGCCATCATGAATGAACAAATTCGTGACCATGTCGCCGGTGCTTTTCCAGTGATTGTGGTTGGTGGTCTGAAAACGCCAGCCGATGCTGAGAAAGCGGCAGATTCCTTTGACTTGGTCGCCATTGGTCACGAAATGATTTGCGAGCCGCACTGGGTTCAGAAGGTCTTAGACCATGACGAAAAGGCGATCCGTTACCAGATCGCCCCTGCTGATCTTGAAGAACTTGGCATTGCGCCGACCTTCCTCGATTTCATCGAAAGTATTTCCGGTGGGGCAAAAGGTGTTCCGCTAACAACTGCGCAGTCTGTGACATCAAGCAACGTGACTCAAGATTAA
- a CDS encoding bacteriocin immunity protein, with protein sequence MTDKRETLMSMLSKAYANPTIKAEPALRALIETNAKKVDEGDDDKAYVTAVTQLSHDISKYYLIHHAVPEELVAVFNYIKKDVPAADIDAARYRAQALAAGLVAIPIVWGH encoded by the coding sequence ATGACAGATAAACGTGAAACTTTAATGTCGATGCTAAGCAAGGCATACGCTAACCCAACGATCAAAGCAGAGCCGGCATTACGGGCGCTTATCGAAACCAACGCCAAAAAGGTTGATGAAGGTGATGACGATAAGGCTTATGTGACGGCTGTCACTCAGTTGTCCCACGACATTTCCAAATACTATCTGATTCATCACGCCGTACCAGAAGAGCTGGTGGCCGTCTTCAATTACATCAAAAAAGATGTACCTGCTGCCGATATTGATGCAGCACGTTATCGCGCGCAAGCCTTGGCCGCTGGCTTAGTTGCCATTCCCATTGTTTGGGGGCACTAG
- a CDS encoding aldo/keto reductase: protein MKQVRLGGSNWQASSVALGIMRMNVLAPDKAANVLDSAYNDGINFIDSADIYGQGKSEEVFGEALKQANVSRDQLFIQSKIGIVVDPKRSHGSLVFGKRYDFSKDHLLSAVDHILKRLQVDYLDSVLLHRPDPLMEVDDVAAAFDALEQSGKVRHFGVSNFNPEQIALLESGIRQPLLIDQVQFSVAHTGMVNAGMHTNMADEASVDHDGSLLPYLQRKHMTLQAWSPFQYGMFEGTFIDSPKFKALNDELQKVADHYHTNKNAIAVAWLLRHPVGVQVILGSMNPEHIKESAEGADITLTRQEWYDIYFAAGNDLP from the coding sequence ATGAAACAAGTTCGATTAGGCGGATCCAATTGGCAGGCGTCAAGTGTGGCCTTGGGCATCATGCGGATGAATGTGCTGGCCCCCGACAAAGCGGCCAATGTGCTGGATAGTGCATACAATGACGGCATCAACTTTATCGACTCAGCCGACATTTATGGTCAAGGTAAATCCGAGGAAGTCTTTGGCGAAGCTTTGAAGCAGGCTAACGTTTCCCGCGATCAGTTATTCATTCAGTCGAAAATCGGGATTGTCGTTGATCCAAAACGCTCTCATGGCAGTTTGGTATTTGGCAAACGGTACGACTTTTCAAAAGATCACTTACTGTCAGCGGTTGATCACATTTTGAAACGGTTGCAGGTTGATTACCTTGATTCGGTCTTGCTGCACCGGCCAGATCCGTTAATGGAAGTCGATGACGTTGCGGCGGCCTTTGATGCATTGGAACAAAGCGGCAAGGTTCGGCATTTTGGTGTCTCCAACTTTAACCCTGAACAAATTGCGTTGCTTGAAAGCGGCATTCGGCAGCCTTTGCTGATCGACCAAGTTCAGTTCTCCGTTGCGCACACTGGTATGGTCAATGCGGGGATGCACACCAACATGGCCGACGAGGCTTCTGTCGATCATGACGGCAGCCTGCTACCATACTTGCAACGCAAACACATGACCTTACAAGCCTGGTCGCCATTCCAATACGGCATGTTTGAAGGTACCTTCATCGATAGCCCGAAGTTTAAGGCGTTGAATGATGAACTGCAGAAAGTCGCTGACCACTACCATACCAATAAAAATGCAATCGCAGTCGCTTGGCTATTACGCCATCCAGTCGGTGTGCAAGTGATTCTCGGCTCTATGAATCCTGAACATATCAAGGAAAGTGCGGAAGGCGCGGACATCACGTTGACCCGACAGGAATGGTATGATATTTACTTTGCGGCGGGGAATGACTTGCCGTAA
- a CDS encoding ComC/BlpC family leader-containing pheromone/bacteriocin has protein sequence MQQFMTLDNSSLEKISGGENGGLWSILGLGLGFSARRANSLFGPTPEMALDLISLFK, from the coding sequence ATGCAACAATTCATGACTTTAGATAACAGCAGCTTGGAAAAGATTTCTGGTGGCGAAAACGGTGGTTTATGGTCAATCCTTGGTCTCGGTCTTGGATTCTCCGCACGGCGCGCTAATAGTTTGTTTGGGCCTACTCCAGAAATGGCCTTAGATCTTATCAGCCTATTCAAATAA
- a CDS encoding class II fumarate hydratase, giving the protein MSKYRTETDTLGPVEIPANALWGPQTERSRHNFQAGPLMPMPVIRALLQLKKAAARANVAADVLPAPKGQLITRAVDALLALPDEKLQKDFPLHVYQTGSGTQTNMNVNEVISHQAAKLNPDLPILPNDDVNHSQSSNDTFPTVMNITAAIAVNQLLQAVNQLCSVLYSKAVTYARVVKIGRTHLQDATPLTFGQEISGWVAMMEHDQIALKQLQPNLFYLAIGGTAVGTGLNADPNFGKIVAGRLSDVYQLPLSAKTNKFAALAAHSEISVVHGAIKTLAADLLKIANDIRFLASGPRAGYGELRIPANEPGSSIMPGKVNPTQAEALTMAAVRVMGNDTTITVAASQGNFELNVYKPVIISTFLESADLLTKTVTSFTEKLAAGLTIHAPHMRALVDHSLMLVTALAPHIGYEKSAAIAQLAEQENFDLKAAAIKSGDVTAAQFDKWVDPLKMTRA; this is encoded by the coding sequence ATGAGCAAATATCGAACAGAAACGGACACATTAGGACCAGTTGAAATTCCGGCAAACGCTTTGTGGGGACCGCAAACAGAGCGCAGCCGGCATAATTTTCAGGCTGGTCCATTGATGCCGATGCCAGTGATTAGGGCCTTGCTGCAACTCAAAAAAGCGGCAGCGCGAGCAAATGTGGCCGCTGATGTTTTACCGGCACCAAAAGGCCAATTAATCACGCGAGCAGTCGATGCCTTGTTGGCCTTGCCAGACGAAAAACTGCAAAAAGATTTTCCACTGCATGTCTATCAAACCGGGTCTGGCACACAAACAAATATGAATGTGAACGAAGTCATTAGCCACCAAGCTGCAAAACTCAACCCCGACTTGCCGATCCTACCGAATGATGATGTGAATCACAGTCAAAGCTCCAATGATACTTTTCCAACTGTGATGAATATTACGGCGGCTATTGCAGTGAATCAGTTGCTGCAGGCTGTCAACCAACTGTGCAGTGTTTTATATTCAAAAGCCGTCACTTACGCTCGTGTTGTTAAAATCGGTCGAACTCATTTACAGGATGCAACGCCGCTAACGTTTGGCCAAGAAATCAGCGGATGGGTGGCCATGATGGAGCATGATCAGATTGCTTTAAAGCAGCTTCAGCCCAATCTTTTTTACTTAGCCATTGGCGGAACAGCAGTCGGAACGGGGCTTAACGCTGACCCTAATTTTGGCAAGATTGTGGCAGGCCGATTGAGCGATGTTTATCAATTACCACTTTCGGCGAAAACCAATAAGTTTGCTGCTTTAGCGGCACACTCAGAAATTAGCGTTGTTCATGGTGCCATTAAAACGCTAGCGGCTGATCTGCTTAAAATCGCCAATGACATTCGCTTCCTTGCCAGTGGTCCACGTGCTGGATACGGCGAGTTGCGCATTCCGGCCAATGAGCCTGGTAGTTCCATCATGCCGGGCAAAGTGAATCCCACACAGGCCGAAGCGCTAACCATGGCCGCTGTTCGAGTCATGGGCAACGATACGACGATCACGGTGGCCGCGTCACAAGGCAATTTTGAATTGAACGTCTACAAGCCGGTTATCATCAGTACCTTTTTAGAGTCGGCTGATCTACTAACAAAAACAGTCACGAGTTTCACTGAAAAATTAGCTGCCGGCTTGACCATCCACGCACCGCATATGAGAGCACTCGTTGATCATTCACTCATGCTGGTCACCGCCCTCGCACCCCACATCGGCTACGAAAAAAGTGCCGCCATCGCGCAATTGGCTGAGCAAGAAAACTTCGATCTAAAAGCAGCCGCAATAAAAAGCGGCGACGTCACAGCAGCGCAGTTTGATAAATGGGTCGACCCGTTAAAAATGACAAGAGCGTGA
- a CDS encoding maltose acetyltransferase domain-containing protein, with translation MNLEEKFAFMATGKPYDDMDPLLLAVRDEATAKTDALNNEP, from the coding sequence ATGAATCTAGAAGAAAAGTTTGCTTTCATGGCAACCGGTAAGCCATACGACGATATGGATCCTTTGTTACTGGCTGTGCGGGATGAAGCAACTGCCAAAACTGATGCACTTAACAATGAACCCTAG
- a CDS encoding AbrB/MazE/SpoVT family DNA-binding domain-containing protein: MSIIDRDFMEATVTSKGQVTIPVEIRRRSGTKKNTKVRFELKQDGDIEMRVVNGHNSEDEKELLHTIQGLIGQYRTVMAYLKDR; this comes from the coding sequence ATGTCAATCATTGATAGGGACTTTATGGAAGCCACTGTGACGAGTAAAGGTCAGGTCACCATCCCTGTCGAAATCAGACGGCGTAGCGGCACCAAAAAGAATACGAAGGTTCGGTTTGAATTGAAACAGGACGGTGATATCGAAATGCGCGTGGTGAATGGTCACAATTCGGAAGACGAAAAAGAATTGCTTCATACGATTCAAGGCTTAATCGGACAATATCGCACAGTCATGGCTTATTTGAAGGATAGATAG
- a CDS encoding type II toxin-antitoxin system death-on-curing family toxin yields MKYLSEDQIIAINVVVQKQQERTPQLKDANALNDIVQSAQQEVFGIALYQDLASLATFYFLKLIKKHVFNDANKRTAFMATILFLKRNNAALPTDDQFQLDLGNLAIEVAKTDGEPEKLRHQVQSFFDQNIKLNL; encoded by the coding sequence ATGAAATATTTGTCCGAAGATCAAATCATCGCTATTAACGTTGTCGTCCAAAAACAACAAGAACGGACGCCACAGTTAAAAGATGCGAACGCGCTTAATGATATCGTGCAATCTGCGCAACAAGAAGTTTTTGGAATTGCGTTGTATCAAGATTTAGCCAGTTTGGCTACGTTCTATTTTTTAAAGCTTATCAAAAAGCACGTTTTTAACGATGCTAATAAGCGGACGGCATTCATGGCGACAATTCTCTTCTTAAAAAGAAACAACGCAGCACTTCCAACCGATGATCAATTTCAACTTGATCTTGGCAATTTAGCGATTGAAGTCGCTAAAACTGACGGCGAACCAGAAAAATTAAGACATCAGGTGCAATCTTTTTTCGATCAAAATATTAAGCTGAATCTATAA
- a CDS encoding SDR family oxidoreductase — protein sequence MTVKDKVVVITGASSGIGAATVQVLAQAGAKLVIGARRTERLAELAASFTDGQVLYQQTDVTDQQQVKALIDLALDKFGHVDVLYNNAGLMPLSEMAELKVNEWERMIDVNIKGVLYGIASVLPPMIAQHSGQIITTDSVAGHIVHPGTAVYSGTKWAIQAIMDGLRQEQAANHIKTTMISPGAVNTELFSTITDPKRREAVEADEKNNGLSASDVAKAVLYAIDQPANVAINEVLLRPVTQER from the coding sequence TTGACAGTTAAAGATAAAGTGGTTGTAATCACAGGTGCATCGAGCGGGATTGGCGCGGCAACGGTACAAGTGCTGGCTCAGGCTGGTGCAAAGCTAGTCATCGGTGCGCGGCGCACAGAACGGTTGGCCGAATTGGCGGCCAGCTTTACGGACGGCCAGGTGCTTTATCAGCAAACCGATGTGACCGACCAGCAGCAAGTGAAAGCGCTGATTGATTTGGCGTTGGATAAGTTTGGTCATGTGGATGTTTTGTATAACAACGCTGGCCTGATGCCACTTTCTGAAATGGCCGAACTCAAAGTCAACGAATGGGAACGTATGATTGACGTCAACATTAAAGGCGTCTTGTATGGGATCGCCTCGGTTTTACCGCCTATGATTGCCCAACACAGTGGCCAAATTATCACAACAGACTCAGTTGCCGGTCACATTGTTCACCCTGGAACCGCCGTTTACTCCGGTACCAAGTGGGCTATCCAGGCGATCATGGACGGCCTGCGACAAGAACAAGCGGCTAATCATATTAAAACGACCATGATCTCGCCCGGTGCCGTGAATACTGAGCTTTTCAGCACAATTACCGATCCTAAGCGCCGTGAAGCTGTTGAAGCCGATGAAAAAAACAATGGCCTCAGCGCCTCGGATGTTGCCAAGGCAGTTTTGTATGCCATTGATCAACCGGCCAATGTTGCCATCAATGAAGTGCTCTTACGGCCAGTCACGCAAGAACGTTAA
- a CDS encoding bacteriocin: MTNLEDKELSQITGGFAFVIPVAAILGFLASDAWSHADEIASGAKTGWEIANKYKIY, from the coding sequence ATGACTAACTTAGAAGATAAAGAACTTAGCCAGATCACTGGTGGCTTTGCATTTGTGATCCCAGTGGCCGCCATTCTAGGATTCCTAGCATCAGATGCGTGGAGTCACGCAGATGAAATTGCTAGTGGTGCCAAAACTGGCTGGGAAATCGCTAACAAGTACAAAATTTATTGA
- a CDS encoding IS30 family transposase, producing the protein MAIITLIERSQIELMQHHTIQYIAATLGRSRISIRHELHRCPEGDYCAIIAQDHADTCRHRCGRHSILTPKLKRMVTEKLNLGWSPEMVGYAVHCAPHTIYHWIYQRQVDFQPSQLFDHGKRHKRRQDLRSRYNQAVGTSIEIRSESANRRTEKGHLEMDTVRGGRGSKAAVLTIVDRVTRLMATTKLENLSQNAVLKGFARLMVDFPGPVRSVTVDHGKEFSCDQALTKRYRIPVYFCHAYHPNERGTNERFNRELRYYFPKGTQFDQVSETDIQQATALINNKPRKCLRWQTPVQAVSKPLSRW; encoded by the coding sequence ATGGCCATTATAACCTTAATTGAACGATCTCAGATAGAACTGATGCAACACCACACGATTCAATACATCGCCGCGACCTTAGGCCGCTCTCGTATTTCTATTAGGCATGAGCTTCACCGTTGCCCTGAAGGTGATTACTGCGCCATTATAGCTCAGGATCATGCCGATACTTGTCGGCATCGTTGTGGTCGGCACTCGATTTTAACGCCTAAGTTGAAGCGGATGGTAACTGAGAAGCTAAACCTAGGTTGGTCCCCTGAAATGGTCGGTTATGCCGTTCACTGTGCGCCACACACGATTTACCACTGGATTTATCAAAGACAAGTCGATTTTCAGCCAAGCCAACTCTTTGATCACGGTAAACGTCATAAAAGAAGACAAGACCTTCGGTCGCGCTATAACCAAGCAGTAGGCACCTCAATTGAGATTCGCAGTGAGTCAGCTAATCGGCGAACCGAAAAAGGACATTTAGAGATGGATACAGTTCGCGGTGGTCGCGGGTCAAAGGCTGCTGTTTTGACCATTGTCGATCGGGTGACACGTTTAATGGCGACAACTAAGCTTGAAAACTTATCACAAAATGCTGTTCTCAAGGGATTTGCAAGACTGATGGTGGACTTTCCGGGTCCGGTTCGATCAGTGACGGTTGATCACGGTAAAGAGTTTTCCTGCGATCAGGCGCTTACAAAGCGCTATCGGATACCGGTTTACTTTTGCCACGCCTATCACCCGAATGAACGGGGCACAAATGAACGGTTCAATCGAGAACTTCGCTACTATTTCCCGAAGGGAACACAGTTTGATCAGGTTTCAGAGACCGATATTCAACAAGCCACAGCGCTTATCAATAACAAACCTAGAAAATGTCTCCGTTGGCAAACCCCAGTTCAAGCAGTGAGCAAGCCTCTTTCTAGGTGGTAA
- a CDS encoding CPBP family intramembrane glutamic endopeptidase, translating into MKKKRQRLFTPGLRVLYIFILDELIEAFVFTPFLNFLQLDFWADIVLYKVLSLVIILGLNLLLLRQKIIFRTSFGWPSWQKFVFWDIVGCLVAWQIFTNRNFLDILQASVIGTIAAVPEEYLYRGVIFGGLLRAFYLANRGGTKRNFLYCMLLSSLAFSLAHWSNLPSQGAVATVGQMIQVSGMGMLLAALYVRYGTLLMPIFVHFMIDILVTLIHGPYPSKLNGVSDETTLIIVSVIWAGIYVAISMWLLWHCHDKEGFMARLAGQAIK; encoded by the coding sequence ATGAAAAAGAAACGGCAACGGTTGTTCACGCCTGGATTACGTGTTTTATACATTTTTATCTTGGATGAACTTATAGAAGCATTTGTGTTCACCCCATTTTTGAATTTTCTACAGCTGGATTTTTGGGCAGACATTGTGCTCTATAAAGTACTTAGTTTAGTTATCATTCTGGGGCTCAATCTGTTGCTGTTAAGACAAAAGATTATCTTTAGGACGTCATTTGGCTGGCCAAGCTGGCAGAAATTTGTGTTCTGGGATATTGTGGGCTGCCTTGTGGCCTGGCAAATTTTTACCAACCGAAACTTCTTAGATATTTTACAAGCAAGTGTCATTGGTACCATCGCCGCTGTTCCTGAAGAGTACCTATATCGCGGGGTTATTTTCGGTGGATTGCTCCGCGCCTTTTACCTTGCTAACCGTGGTGGTACCAAACGTAACTTTCTCTATTGCATGTTACTAAGCAGTCTGGCGTTTTCGCTTGCACACTGGAGTAATCTGCCAAGCCAAGGTGCTGTTGCAACTGTGGGTCAGATGATTCAAGTCAGCGGGATGGGCATGCTGCTGGCTGCTCTCTACGTTCGTTATGGCACATTGCTGATGCCGATTTTTGTTCATTTCATGATCGACATCTTGGTAACGCTGATTCACGGCCCTTATCCCAGCAAATTAAATGGGGTAAGTGACGAAACGACGCTCATAATCGTTTCGGTGATCTGGGCAGGCATTTACGTGGCCATTTCTATGTGGCTCTTATGGCACTGTCATGACAAAGAAGGGTTCATGGCAAGGTTAGCAGGCCAAGCAATCAAATAA